One Nitrospira sp. DNA window includes the following coding sequences:
- a CDS encoding Heat shock protein Hsp20 produces MSGLTRWEPFRTQWNPWKELEEVEKRLTALWGRQPAKAEGQKEAISVAEWSPLVDITEDEKEYLIKAELPEVKKEDVKLSVQDNVLSISGERKYEKEEKDKKYHRVERAYGSFLRSFTLPEDADGGKVSAEYKDGILKVHLPKSEKAKPKSIEVKVS; encoded by the coding sequence ATGAGCGGACTCACACGTTGGGAACCATTTCGCACACAGTGGAATCCATGGAAAGAACTGGAAGAGGTTGAGAAACGCCTCACGGCACTCTGGGGCAGGCAGCCGGCCAAGGCGGAGGGTCAGAAGGAAGCCATTTCGGTCGCAGAATGGTCTCCCTTGGTCGACATCACAGAAGACGAGAAGGAGTATCTGATCAAGGCCGAACTGCCGGAGGTCAAGAAGGAAGACGTCAAGCTCAGCGTACAGGACAATGTCCTCTCGATCTCCGGCGAGCGAAAATACGAAAAGGAAGAGAAGGACAAGAAGTATCACCGCGTCGAACGGGCCTATGGCAGCTTTTTGCGCAGTTTCACGCTGCCGGAAGATGCCGACGGCGGCAAGGTGAGTGCAGAATACAAAGACGGAATCCTCAAGGTGCATCTGCCGAAATCGGAGAAGGCGAAACCAAAATCGATCGAGGTGAAGGTGTCCTGA
- a CDS encoding Phosphoribosyl transferase domain protein, whose translation MFKNREEAGELLALELAEFRDDPHAMLLALPRGGVVVGYQMSLALHLPLDVLISRKIGAPGNPEYALGAVSETGAVYWNREALAGLSLSERELAAAVRAQKSEVARRVALYRQGRQFPHLKDRTVIIVDDGLATGSTFFASVATARQGHPRRVIGAVPVAPRSTMQEARSLVDRLIVLRVPEPFYAVGNFYEHFEQVEDREVLQYLNLAEEAFLTKTPPPLSPP comes from the coding sequence ATGTTCAAGAACCGTGAAGAGGCAGGCGAGCTCCTCGCACTGGAACTTGCGGAGTTCCGCGACGATCCCCACGCAATGCTCCTCGCGCTGCCACGAGGGGGCGTGGTGGTGGGATATCAAATGAGTTTGGCGCTGCATCTGCCGCTGGACGTATTGATCTCTCGCAAGATCGGCGCACCGGGGAATCCGGAATACGCGCTCGGTGCCGTCAGCGAAACCGGCGCCGTCTACTGGAATCGAGAAGCGCTGGCCGGGTTGTCGCTCTCAGAACGGGAGCTTGCGGCGGCCGTGCGGGCACAGAAGAGCGAAGTCGCCAGGCGCGTAGCCTTGTACAGGCAAGGGCGGCAGTTCCCCCATCTCAAAGACCGGACGGTGATTATCGTGGATGACGGTCTGGCCACAGGCTCGACGTTCTTTGCCTCCGTGGCGACCGCCAGGCAGGGACATCCACGCCGCGTCATCGGCGCGGTGCCGGTCGCCCCGCGCTCGACCATGCAGGAGGCCCGCAGCCTGGTCGATCGACTGATTGTGCTGCGGGTGCCGGAACCGTTCTATGCCGTCGGCAATTTCTACGAACACTTCGAACAGGTCGAAGACCGAGAGGTGCTGCAGTACCTCAACTTGGCGGAGGAAGCCTTCCTGACCAAAACGCCGCCACCGCTGAGTCCGCCGTAG
- a CDS encoding Universal stress protein family — protein sequence MRVLIALDWSEEAFAAVREVSALYDLQEVTLVHGIDLGMFQYPLVAEVSNMQGYDDFRQAMEKAGRQLLDHTTTLLPSEGLSITRVCEFAKPASLILDRAREAGTELIVIGARGRGRVGELVLGGVSHRVALHADCSTLIVKDRSGPVKRVVVAVEGHEDGERIKAWLLAHPFKNQVDLTIVSVVRPIPSTDPFNLFPLQDWTDIAVRSAEDLVKGLAAAVMDHRYTVGTQVTVGNPTDILTERAISADLLVIGSHGRKGLERFLLGSISHALLHRVTCPVLIVR from the coding sequence ATGCGCGTCCTGATTGCACTCGACTGGTCGGAAGAGGCGTTCGCGGCGGTTCGGGAAGTGTCCGCTCTGTATGACCTGCAGGAGGTCACGCTCGTCCACGGTATCGACCTGGGCATGTTTCAATATCCGCTCGTCGCGGAGGTGAGCAACATGCAAGGGTATGACGACTTCCGACAGGCGATGGAAAAGGCGGGTCGACAACTGCTGGATCACACCACCACCCTGTTGCCGTCCGAAGGCCTCTCGATCACGCGCGTCTGCGAGTTCGCCAAACCGGCCTCGCTGATTCTGGACAGGGCTCGGGAAGCGGGAACGGAATTGATCGTGATCGGCGCCCGCGGACGGGGCCGCGTCGGAGAACTCGTGCTGGGCGGCGTCTCCCATCGTGTCGCCTTGCATGCCGATTGCTCCACGCTGATCGTCAAGGATCGCAGCGGCCCGGTCAAGCGGGTCGTGGTGGCAGTCGAAGGGCATGAAGACGGAGAGCGGATCAAGGCTTGGCTCCTCGCCCATCCGTTCAAGAATCAGGTCGACCTCACCATCGTCAGCGTGGTACGTCCGATCCCCTCTACCGATCCGTTCAACCTGTTCCCGCTGCAAGACTGGACCGATATCGCCGTTCGTTCCGCCGAGGATCTGGTGAAGGGGCTGGCCGCGGCGGTAATGGATCATCGCTATACGGTCGGCACGCAGGTGACAGTGGGAAATCCAACCGACATCCTGACCGAACGCGCCATATCGGCGGATCTGTTGGTCATCGGTTCGCACGGGCGCAAGGGGCTGGAACGATTTCTCCTGGGCAGCATCTCCCACGCGCTCTTGCACCGTGTCACCTGTCCGGTCCTGATCGTACGGTGA
- a CDS encoding Protein lysine acetyltransferase Pat, whose amino-acid sequence MQRIRPLLMPLLEDDGPDSSRAVLSDGTTALLRIAQPSDAEELQRFVDRLSPAAKRHRFFSETAPPAEVIRSLCDGSDPRRSLTVLALRRQEGALRVIASGSYHAKNQHQAEVALAVDDRLHGHGLGTILLERLALLAIRHGFTKLWAITHADNLAMREVFATSGFTMEERLDGGDMEVELSLAPTDRSVRQSEWRERVATTASLTPLFHPQAVAVVGASRNDQSIGYRLLDALRSNRFQGRCYAINPHASTIAGVTAYPSLRALPEPVDLAVIAVPKEIVLSVVDDCAETGVRALVVITAGFAEVGEEGRRLQAQLLERVRQQGMRMVGPNCFGILNTDPAVRLNATFTSTFPLPGTIAMSSQSGALGLALLAASERLRLGISTFVSVGNKADVSVNDLLQYWENDPATKVILLYVESFGNPRRFARIARRVSREKPIVVLKAGRTTSGSRAAGSHTAALAANDVAVEALFQQTGILRADTLEDMFALAAGLSEQPLPNGKRVGIVTNAGGPAILCADACEASGLDVPELSQLTTTQLASFLPPTAALRNPVDLIASATPEQYEQAITTLLTSDDIDALIILYIAVTARDVAPIAEGIRRGIAATRATAQTKKPVYIGWMVETDRERRFSLPNETIPTFPLPELPARVLGKIAGYVQWRDRPAGMVPDFDDLDLSTVRTICREALVKRGEGWLTVTETRACLSAISIPLPPGGVATTAEEAVAIAAQIGFPVAVKLASHTLVHKTEIGGVQLNLATDAEVRGAYDKIAAQLAQDRNLEAMEGVLVQPMVTGGVEVMAGMVQDPSFGPLIGFGLGGIHVEILGDVRFRITPLTELDAADLIRGIKGYRLLQGYRGHPPADVGAIQELLLRLSRLVEEIPEIVELDLNPIFAMPPGQGCKIVDARIRVKSPLVRSEERMP is encoded by the coding sequence ATGCAACGTATTCGCCCGCTCCTCATGCCCCTCTTGGAGGACGATGGTCCCGACTCGAGTCGTGCGGTCTTGAGCGACGGTACGACCGCGCTCCTGCGTATCGCCCAGCCGAGTGATGCCGAGGAGTTGCAGCGCTTCGTGGATCGCCTCTCACCGGCGGCCAAACGCCACCGGTTTTTTTCCGAAACGGCCCCTCCCGCCGAGGTGATCCGCTCGCTCTGTGATGGTTCCGATCCACGACGCAGTTTGACCGTGCTGGCCCTGCGCCGGCAGGAGGGAGCGCTGCGCGTGATCGCCTCCGGATCCTACCATGCGAAGAACCAGCACCAGGCCGAAGTGGCCCTGGCCGTCGATGATCGGCTCCATGGACATGGGCTGGGCACCATTCTCTTGGAGCGTCTGGCGCTCTTGGCGATCCGCCACGGCTTCACGAAACTCTGGGCCATCACCCACGCAGACAACCTCGCCATGCGCGAGGTCTTTGCGACATCCGGCTTTACCATGGAAGAACGGCTCGACGGCGGCGACATGGAAGTGGAGTTGTCATTGGCTCCGACCGACCGCAGCGTGCGGCAATCCGAGTGGCGTGAGCGGGTCGCCACCACGGCATCCCTCACCCCCCTCTTCCATCCGCAAGCGGTCGCCGTCGTCGGCGCCTCACGCAACGACCAGAGTATCGGCTACCGTTTGCTCGACGCGCTGCGCAGCAACCGGTTTCAGGGCCGCTGTTACGCGATCAATCCGCATGCCTCCACCATCGCCGGAGTCACGGCCTACCCTTCCCTTCGCGCCCTGCCGGAGCCGGTCGATCTGGCCGTCATCGCCGTTCCCAAAGAGATCGTTTTGTCCGTGGTGGACGACTGCGCCGAAACGGGGGTCCGCGCGCTCGTGGTCATCACCGCGGGGTTCGCGGAAGTGGGAGAAGAAGGACGCCGACTGCAGGCGCAACTGCTGGAGAGGGTCCGGCAGCAGGGCATGCGCATGGTCGGCCCCAACTGCTTCGGCATCCTGAACACCGATCCGGCCGTGCGGCTTAACGCCACCTTCACCTCCACCTTTCCCCTGCCCGGCACCATCGCCATGTCCTCGCAGAGCGGCGCGCTTGGGCTGGCCCTGCTGGCCGCATCGGAACGACTGCGGCTCGGCATCTCGACCTTCGTCAGCGTCGGCAACAAGGCGGACGTGTCGGTCAACGACCTGCTGCAATATTGGGAGAACGATCCTGCGACGAAGGTCATCCTGTTGTATGTGGAGTCGTTCGGCAACCCCCGACGGTTTGCGCGGATCGCCCGCCGTGTCAGCCGCGAAAAGCCGATCGTCGTACTGAAGGCAGGCCGCACGACCTCCGGCAGCCGCGCCGCCGGTTCTCATACGGCGGCACTGGCAGCCAACGATGTGGCGGTGGAGGCGCTCTTTCAACAGACCGGCATCCTGCGCGCCGATACATTGGAAGACATGTTCGCACTGGCGGCCGGTCTGTCGGAACAACCGTTACCGAACGGAAAGCGGGTCGGCATCGTGACCAATGCGGGCGGTCCCGCCATCCTCTGCGCCGACGCCTGCGAAGCGAGCGGACTGGACGTACCGGAGCTGTCCCAACTCACGACGACGCAGCTCGCGTCATTCCTGCCTCCGACCGCAGCCCTGCGCAACCCGGTTGACCTGATCGCCTCGGCCACTCCGGAGCAATACGAACAGGCCATCACCACCCTGCTGACCTCCGACGACATCGACGCCCTCATCATCCTCTATATCGCCGTGACCGCCCGGGACGTGGCCCCCATCGCGGAAGGGATCCGCAGAGGCATTGCAGCGACGAGGGCCACCGCGCAGACGAAGAAGCCGGTCTACATCGGATGGATGGTGGAAACGGATCGCGAGCGGAGGTTTTCGCTCCCGAACGAAACCATCCCCACCTTCCCGCTGCCTGAGCTGCCCGCGCGCGTCCTGGGGAAAATCGCCGGATATGTGCAGTGGCGCGACCGTCCCGCCGGCATGGTCCCAGACTTCGACGATCTCGATCTCTCGACCGTCAGAACCATCTGCCGCGAGGCCCTCGTCAAGCGTGGAGAGGGCTGGCTGACGGTCACCGAGACACGCGCCTGCTTGAGCGCGATCTCGATTCCGCTGCCGCCGGGAGGGGTGGCGACGACCGCCGAGGAAGCCGTCGCGATCGCCGCGCAGATCGGATTTCCGGTCGCCGTCAAACTGGCCTCCCATACACTCGTCCATAAGACCGAGATCGGAGGCGTGCAATTGAACCTGGCCACCGACGCAGAGGTGCGCGGGGCCTATGACAAGATCGCGGCGCAGCTGGCTCAAGACAGAAACCTTGAGGCGATGGAAGGGGTGCTGGTCCAGCCGATGGTGACAGGCGGCGTCGAAGTCATGGCAGGTATGGTTCAGGATCCGTCGTTCGGTCCATTGATCGGCTTCGGGCTCGGCGGCATTCACGTCGAGATCCTCGGCGACGTGCGCTTTCGTATTACGCCCTTGACGGAACTGGATGCCGCCGACCTCATTCGCGGTATCAAGGGCTACCGGTTGCTGCAGGGGTATCGCGGCCATCCGCCGGCGGACGTCGGCGCGATCCAGGAACTATTGCTCAGGCTCTCGCGACTGGTCGAAGAAATCCCGGAGATCGTCGAACTGGATCTGAATCCTATTTTCGCCATGCCACCGGGGCAGGGTTGCAAGATTGTCGATGCGAGGATACGGGTCAAGAGCCCCCTTGTGCGGTCGGAAGAGAGGATGCCATGA
- a CDS encoding Periplasmic sulfane dehydrogenase, molybdopterin-containing subunit SoxC yields MTKRLQEGGSSGGNGRPDAESESLLNRRSLLAGTAGLVSAMIMGPIRPSAGATTTVSPEDPTLVPGAAPTAYGQRSAFEKAVRLPRSWWASLTPVQDLHGILTPSSLHFERHHNGVPTIQPAHHRLLVHGMVDQPWTFTLDDLKRFPAVSRLAFIECSGNSAIEWREPTGQTAQQTHGLTSTSEWTGVALKTLLREVGIHPEASWMLAEGSDAAAMTRSLPLASILEEAILCYAQNGEPLRPEQGYPLRLLIPGWEGNTCIKWLRRLKLGRAPFMTREETSQYTDLMPDGTARQFTMVMEAKSVITSPSGGQHIQPGFLDIRGLAWSGRGRIALVEVSMDGGRSWQQAALQEPVMPKCHTRFHLPWRWNGEDMILQSRCLDDTGYRQPDRATLVAVRGVNSVYHYNAIQSWHIGADGQVSNVHA; encoded by the coding sequence ATGACGAAGCGCCTTCAAGAGGGGGGATCATCAGGAGGCAACGGCCGGCCCGATGCTGAAAGTGAATCCCTTCTGAATCGCCGGAGCCTTCTGGCCGGAACGGCCGGCCTGGTGAGCGCGATGATCATGGGGCCGATAAGGCCGTCTGCAGGGGCAACCACGACGGTTTCACCGGAGGACCCCACGCTGGTGCCGGGCGCTGCGCCGACTGCCTATGGACAGCGATCGGCCTTCGAGAAGGCCGTCCGTCTCCCACGTTCCTGGTGGGCTTCACTGACACCCGTGCAAGACTTGCACGGGATTCTGACTCCTTCCTCCTTGCACTTCGAGCGGCATCACAACGGCGTGCCGACCATTCAACCGGCGCACCACCGGCTTCTCGTTCACGGCATGGTGGACCAGCCCTGGACCTTCACCCTCGATGACTTGAAGCGGTTTCCCGCCGTCTCGCGGCTGGCCTTCATCGAATGCTCGGGCAATTCTGCGATCGAATGGCGCGAACCGACCGGACAGACCGCGCAGCAAACCCACGGCCTGACGAGCACGAGTGAATGGACCGGCGTGGCCTTGAAGACCCTGCTGCGGGAAGTCGGGATACATCCTGAGGCCTCCTGGATGTTGGCCGAAGGCAGCGATGCGGCGGCCATGACGCGCAGCCTTCCGCTCGCTTCCATCCTGGAGGAGGCGATCCTCTGCTACGCCCAAAACGGCGAACCGCTCCGCCCGGAACAGGGCTATCCGCTCCGCCTGCTCATCCCCGGTTGGGAAGGCAACACCTGCATCAAATGGTTGCGGCGACTGAAGCTCGGCAGGGCGCCCTTTATGACCCGCGAAGAAACGTCGCAATATACGGATCTGATGCCGGACGGCACGGCCCGCCAATTCACGATGGTCATGGAGGCCAAATCCGTCATTACGTCTCCATCGGGCGGACAACACATCCAGCCTGGATTTCTGGACATCCGCGGGTTGGCATGGAGCGGCAGGGGCCGCATCGCGCTGGTTGAGGTGAGTATGGACGGAGGGCGATCCTGGCAGCAGGCGGCCCTACAAGAGCCGGTCATGCCCAAGTGCCATACCAGGTTTCACTTGCCCTGGCGGTGGAATGGAGAGGACATGATTCTGCAGAGCCGCTGCCTGGACGACACAGGGTACCGGCAGCCGGACCGCGCGACCTTGGTGGCGGTGCGTGGAGTGAACTCCGTCTACCACTACAATGCGATCCAGAGCTGGCACATTGGCGCAGACGGGCAGGTGAGCAATGTCCATGCGTAA
- a CDS encoding Periplasmic sulfane dehydrogenase, diheme c-type cytochrome subunit SoxD → MRNILTVGLTTILGAGILWASGAADQQERTHGYGLGRPATDQEVQAWNIDVAPTGEGLPAGQGTAKQGAALFAARCATCHGPTGQEGPMDRLVGGAGTLASQQPIKTIGSYWPYATTLYDYVHRAMPFPAPQSLSPDEIYSVVAWLLYRNGIIAEDTVLDARSLPGISMPNRRGFFPDPRPDVPKP, encoded by the coding sequence ATGCGTAACATCCTCACGGTGGGGCTCACCACCATCCTGGGCGCAGGGATCCTGTGGGCCAGCGGCGCGGCAGACCAACAGGAACGGACGCACGGCTATGGATTGGGACGGCCCGCCACCGACCAGGAGGTCCAGGCGTGGAACATCGATGTGGCGCCGACCGGCGAGGGATTGCCTGCCGGCCAAGGGACCGCCAAACAGGGAGCGGCCCTCTTTGCCGCACGTTGCGCGACTTGTCATGGACCGACAGGCCAGGAAGGCCCGATGGACCGCTTGGTCGGCGGAGCCGGCACGTTGGCGAGTCAACAACCGATCAAAACCATCGGCAGTTACTGGCCCTATGCGACGACGCTGTATGATTATGTGCATCGCGCCATGCCGTTTCCCGCTCCGCAAAGCCTCTCGCCGGACGAAATCTATTCGGTCGTGGCCTGGTTGCTCTACCGGAACGGCATTATTGCCGAGGACACTGTGCTCGATGCCCGGTCGTTGCCCGGCATCTCCATGCCGAACCGCCGAGGCTTCTTCCCGGATCCCCGACCGGACGTACCGAAACCGTAA
- a CDS encoding Cytochrome c family protein, producing the protein MRYHPLPRTAMPVVALATLVLVLWIGWGSVRSPAALWAPGDLSRYHVDIAGCTHCHEPFRGPSPARCVGCHSERYFESRSAPAVMTWHREMVAQRTACTACHTEHRGALAQITDQSRVNPHGEFVFRATGTASCTVCHEFGARVATRPMLRDAPVVKRLYEKGRGAHRPGLMTD; encoded by the coding sequence ATGCGATACCATCCCCTTCCCAGAACCGCGATGCCGGTGGTGGCGCTGGCGACACTCGTCTTGGTCCTCTGGATCGGCTGGGGATCGGTTCGGAGTCCCGCCGCCCTCTGGGCTCCCGGAGATCTGAGCCGGTACCATGTCGATATCGCCGGCTGCACCCATTGCCATGAGCCGTTTCGTGGCCCGAGTCCGGCGCGTTGTGTGGGCTGCCACTCCGAACGTTATTTTGAGAGCCGTTCTGCGCCGGCCGTCATGACGTGGCATCGTGAGATGGTCGCGCAACGGACGGCCTGCACGGCCTGCCATACGGAGCATCGCGGCGCCTTGGCTCAGATTACCGATCAATCGAGAGTGAACCCGCACGGCGAATTCGTCTTTCGCGCGACCGGCACCGCTTCCTGCACCGTTTGTCATGAATTCGGCGCCAGGGTGGCGACCAGGCCCATGCTCAGGGATGCGCCGGTCGTGAAGCGGCTGTACGAGAAGGGGCGTGGCGCGCATCGGCCCGGTCTGATGACGGACTGA